The proteins below are encoded in one region of Halalkalicoccus jeotgali B3:
- a CDS encoding DUF373 family protein yields the protein MSTLVVCLDRSDGIARAADASPPVVGWDAVRSLVIDVGLADPEDSSVNCLLETLRVARDLQEDGEEPTVALVTGGPDAVGAGRSIAAQIEAIRDAHAVDSAIIVTDSAEDERFVPVIESRLSVDSVDRVVVRQARDIESTYYLLKQFLGDEELRQTTLVPLGLALIVFPILLATMGPVVAVASLTAVFGLFLLYKGLGVDVYVSTVPAGVRDALYSGQVSVVTYVVGAGLALIGVFAGLLGVSGLESQEGVFEPAMRFVFDSVPWLAMAALAASTGRLLDEAIHDEPLPTAALNLPFGVIALGLIVRGFAAYFLQRSGVIDHSAVPPVDVGVVSVEAFVLSPLQRLAVFVVAGVVVSLVGVRAAARFAGAPEPAEATD from the coding sequence GTGAGTACGTTGGTGGTGTGTCTCGACCGGTCGGACGGGATCGCGCGGGCGGCCGACGCCTCCCCGCCGGTCGTCGGTTGGGACGCGGTGCGGTCGCTGGTGATCGACGTCGGGCTCGCGGATCCGGAGGATTCGAGCGTCAACTGTCTGCTCGAGACGCTGCGAGTGGCCCGCGACCTCCAAGAGGACGGGGAGGAGCCGACGGTCGCGCTCGTCACCGGCGGCCCCGACGCGGTCGGCGCGGGCCGGTCGATCGCCGCCCAGATCGAGGCGATCCGCGACGCCCACGCGGTCGACTCGGCGATCATCGTCACCGACAGCGCCGAGGACGAACGGTTTGTCCCCGTCATCGAGAGCCGCCTGTCCGTCGACTCGGTCGACCGGGTGGTCGTCCGCCAGGCCCGCGACATCGAGTCGACGTACTACCTGCTCAAGCAGTTCCTCGGCGACGAGGAGCTCCGCCAGACGACGCTCGTGCCCCTCGGGCTCGCGCTGATCGTCTTTCCGATACTGCTCGCGACGATGGGGCCGGTCGTCGCCGTCGCCTCGCTGACGGCCGTCTTCGGGCTGTTTCTCCTCTATAAGGGGCTCGGCGTCGACGTCTACGTTTCGACGGTGCCCGCCGGGGTGCGAGACGCACTCTACTCGGGGCAGGTCTCGGTCGTGACCTACGTCGTCGGGGCGGGCCTCGCGCTGATCGGCGTGTTCGCCGGGCTGCTCGGTGTCTCGGGGCTCGAATCCCAGGAGGGGGTCTTCGAGCCCGCCATGCGGTTCGTTTTCGATAGCGTCCCCTGGCTCGCGATGGCCGCGCTGGCGGCCAGTACCGGCCGGTTGCTCGACGAGGCGATCCACGACGAGCCCCTTCCGACGGCCGCGCTCAATCTCCCGTTCGGGGTGATCGCACTGGGGCTGATCGTCCGCGGGTTCGCGGCGTACTTCCTCCAGCGAAGCGGCGTGATCGACCACAGCGCCGTCCCGCCGGTCGACGTGGGGGTCGTCTCGGTCGAGGCGTTCGTCCTCTCGCCGCTCCAGCGCCTCGCCGTCTTCGTCGTCGCCGGCGTCGTCGTGAGCCTCGTCGGGGTCCGGGCTGCGGCCCGCTTTGCCGGCGCGCCCGAACCGGCGGAAGCGACCGACTGA
- the sppA gene encoding signal peptide peptidase SppA, translating to MNSDAIGRLAVSLVGALLAAAVGYVLFFALPTTGVELIGVLLVIATALIGLRIASRLASKAFTTYNVAQVAVEGPISRDGGGGRLPNGPNTTPTDDVVEQIEAAADDGDVEGLLVKLNTPGGEVVPSDDIRRAIVAFEGPAIAYTTDVCGSGGYWIASGCDELLAREASLVGSIGVIGSRVNAAALAERVGLSYERFAAGEFKDAGVPLREMDDHERAYLQGLIDDFYGQFVERVAEGRELSEEEVRATEARVYVGEEALELGLVDALGTREDAEDRLADLLDIDPEVRAFEPDQGMMARLSIGSASVAYAFGAGIASVLGESDREIEVRL from the coding sequence ATGAACTCGGACGCTATCGGACGACTAGCGGTTTCACTGGTCGGTGCGCTACTCGCCGCGGCCGTCGGTTACGTGCTGTTTTTCGCACTGCCGACAACGGGCGTGGAACTCATCGGGGTCCTGCTCGTGATCGCTACCGCGCTTATCGGGCTGCGGATCGCGAGTCGGCTGGCCAGCAAGGCCTTTACGACCTACAACGTCGCACAGGTGGCCGTCGAGGGACCCATCTCGCGGGACGGAGGGGGTGGGCGGCTCCCGAACGGTCCCAACACCACTCCGACCGACGACGTCGTCGAACAGATCGAGGCCGCCGCCGACGACGGGGACGTCGAGGGACTCCTGGTGAAGCTCAACACGCCCGGCGGGGAGGTCGTCCCGAGCGACGACATCAGGCGGGCGATCGTCGCCTTCGAGGGACCGGCGATCGCCTATACGACCGACGTCTGTGGGAGCGGGGGCTACTGGATTGCCAGCGGCTGTGACGAGTTGCTGGCACGTGAGGCCTCCCTCGTGGGAAGTATCGGCGTGATCGGCTCGCGAGTCAACGCCGCGGCCCTCGCAGAGCGGGTGGGGCTGTCCTACGAGCGCTTCGCGGCGGGCGAGTTCAAGGACGCGGGCGTCCCCCTCCGGGAGATGGACGACCACGAACGGGCCTACCTCCAGGGGCTGATCGACGATTTCTACGGCCAGTTCGTCGAGCGGGTCGCCGAGGGCCGCGAGCTCTCCGAGGAGGAGGTCCGCGCGACCGAGGCCCGCGTCTACGTCGGCGAGGAGGCCCTCGAACTGGGGCTGGTCGACGCGCTCGGCACCCGCGAGGACGCCGAGGACCGGCTCGCCGACCTCCTCGATATCGACCCCGAGGTCCGGGCGTTCGAGCCCGATCAGGGGATGATGGCCCGGCTCTCGATCGGGAGTGCCTCGGTCGCGTACGCCTTCGGCGCGGGGATCGCGAGCGTGCTCGGCGAGTCGGATCGGGAGATCGAGGTTCGCCTGTAG
- a CDS encoding coiled-coil protein, translating into MVDESKNIEVSDSDLESDSKGQLIKLAGKLRDRRNDLNQMASKRAGKRDELNAATREKVDEAQEHREKRDELNEQVQEHKQKRNELNAKANELFDEVEGRKSDLELDDGKGLEELEEEIEQLEFKQQTEVLSTEDERELIEKIENKREEYRTRQEKLEGNDDLEGMVEEAEEVRSEASQHHQQVTELADQAQEHHNQMIEAYREADDIRDEADEMHEAFVEVQEAADQHHEDFVRVQKRLRELDKKEEKARKSNREQEREEAKEEAEEIYQKFKEGETLDTEDLMKLQKTGLL; encoded by the coding sequence ATGGTAGACGAAAGCAAGAACATCGAGGTCAGCGACTCCGACCTCGAAAGCGACTCGAAAGGACAGCTCATCAAACTCGCCGGCAAGCTCCGGGACCGCCGGAACGACCTCAACCAGATGGCCTCGAAGCGCGCCGGGAAGCGCGACGAGCTCAACGCGGCGACCCGCGAGAAGGTCGACGAAGCCCAGGAGCACAGGGAGAAACGCGACGAGCTCAACGAGCAGGTCCAAGAGCACAAACAGAAGCGAAACGAGCTCAACGCGAAGGCCAACGAGCTGTTCGACGAGGTCGAGGGTCGGAAATCGGACCTCGAACTCGACGACGGCAAGGGGCTCGAGGAGCTCGAAGAGGAGATCGAACAGCTCGAGTTCAAACAACAGACCGAGGTCCTCTCGACGGAGGACGAGCGCGAACTCATCGAGAAGATCGAGAACAAACGCGAGGAGTACCGGACCCGCCAGGAGAAACTCGAAGGCAACGACGACCTCGAAGGGATGGTCGAAGAAGCCGAAGAGGTCCGCTCGGAAGCCTCCCAGCACCACCAGCAGGTCACGGAACTCGCCGACCAGGCCCAGGAACACCACAACCAGATGATCGAGGCCTACCGGGAGGCCGACGATATCAGGGACGAGGCCGACGAGATGCACGAAGCCTTCGTCGAGGTCCAGGAGGCTGCAGACCAGCACCACGAGGACTTCGTCCGCGTCCAAAAGCGCCTGCGCGAACTCGACAAGAAAGAGGAGAAAGCTCGCAAGTCCAACCGCGAGCAAGAGCGCGAGGAAGCCAAAGAGGAAGCCGAGGAGATCTACCAGAAGTTCAAGGAAGGGGAAACCCTCGACACCGAGGACCTCATGAAGCTCCAGAAGACCGGCCTGCTCTAG
- a CDS encoding deoxyribonuclease IV, with the protein MHVGAHVSIAGGVDNAVPRQLDIGGNCGQIFTTSPQVWAQPEIGEEEAERFREGTDESLDGPWVIHSSYLVNLCTPKEDLREKSVASMQAELEAAEQLDIEFVNVHLGAHTGAGVEGGLENAASALDELDVPDGVTILIESDAGSGTKLGGEFEHLARVLEASAQDLDVCVDTAHAFAAGYDLSTAAGVREAVSEFDDVVGLEHLRCIHLNDSKHACGTNKDEHAHVGEGLIGIDGMEAIINHPDLEDVPLVLETPTEDGKSYEWNIDRVRELRGE; encoded by the coding sequence ATGCACGTCGGAGCACACGTCTCGATCGCCGGCGGGGTCGACAACGCCGTCCCGCGACAGCTCGATATCGGGGGCAACTGCGGGCAGATCTTCACCACCTCACCGCAGGTCTGGGCCCAGCCCGAGATCGGCGAGGAGGAAGCGGAGCGCTTTCGCGAGGGAACGGACGAGAGCCTCGACGGGCCGTGGGTGATCCACTCGTCGTACCTCGTGAACCTCTGTACGCCCAAGGAGGACCTGCGCGAGAAATCGGTCGCGAGCATGCAGGCCGAACTCGAGGCGGCCGAACAGTTGGACATCGAGTTCGTCAACGTCCACCTGGGTGCCCACACCGGTGCGGGCGTCGAGGGCGGGCTCGAGAACGCCGCGAGCGCACTCGACGAGTTGGACGTCCCTGACGGGGTGACGATCCTGATCGAGAGCGACGCCGGGTCGGGAACGAAACTCGGCGGGGAGTTCGAACATCTCGCACGCGTGCTCGAAGCCAGCGCGCAGGATCTGGACGTCTGTGTCGACACCGCCCACGCCTTCGCGGCGGGCTATGACCTCTCGACCGCCGCGGGCGTTCGGGAGGCGGTCAGCGAGTTCGACGACGTCGTCGGGCTGGAGCATCTGCGGTGTATCCACCTCAACGATTCGAAACACGCCTGTGGCACCAACAAGGACGAACACGCCCACGTCGGCGAGGGCCTGATCGGAATCGATGGAATGGAGGCGATCATCAACCACCCCGACCTCGAAGACGTACCGCTGGTGCTCGAAACGCCCACCGAGGACGGCAAGAGCTACGAGTGGAACATCGACCGGGTCCGCGAGTTGCGCGGCGAGTAG
- a CDS encoding class I SAM-dependent methyltransferase, whose product MRRFDADYLEETRRGMWEEVGKLVDLDLGSRTRVADVGCGTGELTRVLARESPAEVVGIDADPALLDAAREHGPVLAGDATHLPLRTNAVDLVTCQALLINLPEPRRAVAEFARVSSALVCAIEPDNGGVEVKSTVGREVDLARRAREHYIEGVGTDVTLGADSRDLFEAVGLSEVRTRRYDHEKVIEPPYGEAALESARRKATGEGLESDRRTMLGGDLAPAAFDELRAEWREMGREVIGQMQAGEYERTERVPFYVTVGRVDS is encoded by the coding sequence ATGCGCCGGTTCGATGCCGACTACCTCGAGGAGACGCGCCGCGGGATGTGGGAGGAGGTCGGCAAACTGGTGGACCTCGACCTCGGGTCGCGAACGCGGGTCGCGGACGTTGGCTGTGGGACGGGCGAACTCACGCGCGTGCTCGCCCGCGAGAGCCCCGCCGAGGTGGTCGGGATCGACGCCGACCCGGCTCTACTGGACGCCGCCCGCGAACACGGTCCCGTGCTGGCGGGCGACGCGACCCATCTCCCCCTGCGGACGAACGCGGTCGACCTGGTGACCTGTCAGGCCCTGCTGATCAACCTGCCCGAACCCCGGCGAGCCGTCGCGGAGTTCGCGCGGGTCTCCTCGGCGCTGGTCTGTGCGATCGAACCCGACAACGGGGGCGTCGAGGTGAAGTCGACGGTCGGTCGTGAGGTGGACCTCGCACGGCGCGCCCGCGAGCACTACATCGAGGGCGTCGGGACGGACGTCACCCTCGGGGCCGATAGTAGGGACCTGTTCGAAGCGGTCGGGTTGTCCGAGGTTCGGACCCGCCGGTACGACCACGAGAAGGTCATCGAGCCGCCCTACGGCGAGGCGGCCCTCGAGAGCGCGAGGCGAAAGGCGACGGGCGAGGGACTCGAAAGCGATCGCAGGACCATGCTCGGGGGCGATCTCGCGCCCGCAGCGTTCGACGAGTTGCGCGCCGAGTGGCGCGAGATGGGCCGCGAGGTGATCGGGCAGATGCAGGCCGGCGAGTACGAGCGAACGGAACGGGTGCCCTTTTACGTGACCGTCGGACGGGTCGACAGTTAG